TAAATGTTGATATTGCGATTGATTTGGGTGGGTATACGCAGGATTCTCGTTTTGGAGTATTGGCTCAAAGAGCTGCCCCTATCCAAATGAGTTATTTGGGATTCTTGGGCACAACTAATCACCCCTCTATTGACTACATTATTGCTGATGAAGAAACTATTCCCCCAGAGTCACAACCGTTTTATAGTGAAAAGATTGCCTACCTTCCAAGCTATCAAGTTAATGATAGTAAGCGTAAGGCATCTGACCGAATATTTACAAAAAAAGATTTTGGAATACCTGAGGATGCATTTGTATATTGTTGCTTTAATAACAACTACAAACTCATGCCAGAAGTTTTTTCGTGTTGGATGAATATATTAAATCGAGTCAGCAAGGGAGTGCTATTACTCTACGCTGAGAATGAAGCAGTCAAAGAGAATCTGAAAAAAGAGGTGGTTGTTAGAGGCGTCGATCCCGCTAGACTTTTCTTTGGTGAGAGACTCTCTCAGCCCGACTATCTTGCAAGATATAGATTTGCCGATTTATTCCTAGATACCTTTCCTTATAATGCAGGCACTACTGCTAGTGACGCATTATGGATGGATGTTCCGGTACTCACTCGGCAGGGGGAGACCTTTGCAAGTCGCGTTGCGAGTAGTATTCTCAAGTCCATTGGTTTGCCTGAGCTGATTACTAAAACAGTTGAGGAGTATGAGTCACTAGCTTGCGAGTTGGGTACTAATGAACTAAAGATGCGTACATTAAAGGAAAAGTTGATTTCGAATAAATCAACTACGCCCCTCTTTGATACACCAAAATTTACTCAAGACCTTGAGCGCTTATATGAGATAGCCTTTCAAAAACTGCAAAGAGGAGAGGGGCCAAGCAATATCCGGGTTATTCCATAAAGGAGTGATTTAGATAAGCTTGACCACTTTGAAGACCTACTTTTTCAGGCTATCGCGAATCTCACGCAACAAAACAATGTCTTCTGGGGTTGGAGGGGGTGGAGGTGCATCTAATAACCTGACTTTATTGACCACTTTCACCATTTGAAAGATAACAAAAGCCAAAAGGATGAAATTGATCGAAATAGTGATGAAATTTCCGTAGGCAAAAATCGGGACACCAGCTTTTTTCAGTGCATCAAAAGTTCTAGGCACCCCATCTGGAATATGACCCAAAACAATGAATAGGTTTGTAAAGTCGATATGGCCGTCCAAAAGGGTCGAAATCACTGGCATCATGATGTCATTAACTAGGGAATCAACAATCTTGCCAAAGGCGCCACCAATAATTACACCTACCGCCAGATCGATTACGTTGCCTCTTACGGCAAAATCCCTAAATTCCTTTAAAACGCTCATAATTACTCCCTTTTTTGAATAGTGATTAACCCGAGATTAACCTCATAACTTTCTTGCTTACCCCACTTTTTACTTTAAAATCTTAACTTTTAGCAATATCCACCCATAGATACCCTTTTTAGGAATTTTGTAAATGAGTGACAAGCCCTGTATGGACAAAGATCGCCGTAATTGGTTGATTGCCACATCGGCGGTTGGTGGCGTAGGTGCAGCCGCGGCCCTTTACCCTTTTGTAGACAGTTTTGAGCCTTCTGAGCGTGCTAAGGCTGCTGGTGCTGCTGTTGAAATTGATATCACTGGTATGAAGCCGGATGAGATGAGAACGGTAGAGTGGCGTGGTAAGCCAGTATGGGTGGTGCGCCGTACCCCAGAACAGGTTGCCGAGCTCTCTAAATTAGATGGCGAATTAGCCGACCCCAATTCCTTACGTGATCCATCCCAATTTACGCCTCCATATGCCCAAAATCAATGGCGCTCAATTAAGCCTGAGTATTTAGTGGTCGTGGGGATTTGTACTCATTTGGGTTGCTCGCCATCAGCGAAGTTTGAAGCCGGTCCACAACCATCCCTACCAAGTAGCTGGCCAGGTGGCTTCCTATGCCCATGCCATGGCTCTACATTTGATATGGCGGGTCGTGTATACAAAAATAAACCAGCCCCAGATAACCTTGAAGTGCCGCCGCATATGTACCTAAGCGACACCAAGATTCTGATTGGCGAAGACAAGAAGGCCTAAGGAGAGATAAATGGCATTCCAAGAAAAACAAGTCCCAGCAGATGCTCCGGTAGCCCAAAAGGTATTGGCTTGGGTCGATTCCCGCTTTCCATTGACATCCACTATTAAGGATCACTTAACCGAGTATTACGTCCCTAAAAACCTGAATTTTTGGTACTTTTTTGGCTCTTTAGCAATCGCTGTTTTAGCGCTTCAGATCATTACCGGAATTTTCTTGGTAATGAACTACAAGCCTGATGCTGCCAAGGCCTTTGAGTCCGTTGAGTACATCATGCGCGAAGTACCTTGGGGATGGTTGATTCGCTATTTGCATTCAACCGGTGCCTCTATGTTCTTCGTAGTGGTTTATATGCACATGTTCCGTGGATTGATTTATGGTTTATATCGCAAGCCACGTGAACTTATTTGGATTTTTGGTTGCGCAATCTTCTTGTGCTTGATGGGCGAAGCATTCTTCGGCTACTTGCTCCCATGGGGTCAGATGTCTTATTGGGGCGCTCAAGTGATTGTGAACTTGTTCTCTGCAATTCCTTTCATTGGCCCAGATTTGTCTCTCTGGTTGCGTGGTGACTATGTTGTGGGTGATGCAACTCTCAATCGCTTCTTCGCATTCCATGTGATCGCAATTCCATTGGTATTGATTGGTTTGGTTGCTGCCCACATCATTGCTTTGCATGAAGTGGGTTCAAACAACCCGGATGGCGTTGAGATCAAAGAAAACCTTGATGCAAACGGTCACCCAGTAGACGGCATTCCTTTCCATCCTTATTACACCGTGCACGATGTTTTTGGTTTGGGTGTGTTCTTGATGATCTTTGCATGCATCGTATTTTTTGCTCCAGAGATGGGCGGATATTTCCTTGAGGCAAATAACTTTATCCCTGCAAATCCATTGCAAACGCCTCCGCACATTGCTCCAGTTTGGTATTTCACGCCGTTCTATTCGATGTTGCGTGCAACCACTTCCAACTTCTTGCTGCCTTTGTGGATTTTCTTGGCAGTGATTCTTGGGATGTTTGCGAAGAGTGCTAAGGACATCAAAATCAAAGGTGTTTGTGCTGCGATCGCCTTGGTGTTAGCTGCTGGCTTTTACATGTTTGATGCAAAGTTTTGGGGCGTTGTGATCATGGGCGGTTCTGTTGTGATCATGTTCTTCTTGCCTTGGCTCGATCATTCACCTGTTAAATCCATTCGCTACCGCCCACAGTTCCATAAATATATCTATGGTGTGTTTGTGGTGAGCTTTGTGATCTTGGGCTATTTGGGTATCCAGCCACCATCTCCAGTGTTTGAAAAGATTTCTCAGATTTGCACTATTTATTATCTGGGCTTCTTCTTGGCAATGCCGTTTTGGAGCAAGCTTGGCACGTTCAAGCCAGTTCCAAGCCGCGTTACTTTCAAGTCCCATTAATTGAGCCTGAGATATCAGCAAAGAGAAATTAGGAACTAGTATGAAACGAATTCTGCAAACTTTGATGGGCGTCTGCCAAGCAACAGTATTGGTTGCCGCTCTTGGCTTTGGTGTAGCCGCCAATGCAAATGAGGGTGGCTACCCATTAGATACGGCACCTAATCGTGTAAGCAACAATGCATCCTTGCAAAATGGTGCCAAGTTGTTTGTGAACTACTGCTTAAACTGTCACGCTGCCTCCAGCATGCGTTACAACCGCTTGCGCGATATTGGGTTAACCGATCAACAAATCAAAGACAACCTCATCTTGAATGATGCCAAAGTTGGTGATTTGATGACCATTTCCATGACACCGAAAGAAGGTAAAGCGTGGTTTGGTAAGACGTCGCCAGATTTATCCGTCGAAGCCCGTGCTCGTGGAACGGATTGGCTCTATACCTACCTGCGCACTTTCTACAAAGATGACACCACTCAAACTGGTTGGAATAACTTGGTATTTCCAAAAGTGGGTATGCCTCACGTTCTTTGGCAATTGCAAGGTGAGCGCGCTGCTAAATTTGAAGAGCGTAAAGATCCGCACGATGAAAGCAGAACCGAGGAAGTTTTTGTTGGCTTTGAGCAATTAACTCCAGGCACTATGAAGCCCCAAGAATATGATGACAATATCGCTGATTTAGTTGCGTTCATGTCTTGGATGGCTGAGCCTGTTCAGTTAGAGCGTAAGCGTCTTGGCGTTGTTGTTCTCCTGTTCTTGGCGATCTTCACATTGCTAGCATGGCGCTTGAATAAGGCCTACTGGAAAGATATTCATTAATTTAAATCCATAGCACTACCTAAGTGGTGCTATGGAAAAGATTTAAAGTCGCTGTTTGTTGTGTGTATGTTGTATTGAAGTAGAAATTTAAGGAAATAAATTTATGATGGTGTTGTACTCGGGCACTAACTGCCCATTCTCGCAATGCTGCCGTTTGGTGCTTTTTGAAAAAGGCATGGATTTTGAAATCCGCGATGTTGACTTATTTAATAAGCCAGAAGATATCTCAGTAATGAACCCTTATGGCCAAGTTCCTATCTTGGTAGAGCGGGATCTGATTTTGTATGAATCAAACATCATCAATGAATATATTGATGAGCGTTTCCCTCATCCTCAGTTGATGCCGCCCGATCCCGTAGCGAGAGCACGTGCACGTCTCTTCCTCTTTAATTTTGAAAAAGAGCTGTTTGTTCACGTCGTTGCTTTGGAAAATGAAAAAGGTAAAGCTGCAGAAAAAGTTCATGAGAAAGCGCGCTTAGCTATTCGTGATCGCTTAACTCAACTAGCGCCTATTTTTGTAAAGAATAAGTACATGTTGGGCGATGAGTTCTCCATGTTGGACGTTGCAATTGCGCCCTTATTGTGGCGTCTTGAGCACTACGGAATTGATTTGTCTCGGAATGCAGCTGCTCTATTGAAATACGCTGAGCGTATTTTCAGTAGACCTGCTTATATTGAGGCTTTGACTCCATCAGAGAAGGTAATGCGCCGCTAATTTATTGGCGACTCAGTCCAACTAGTCAGGATGTCTGACGTTCCAAGCAACAAACCCTACCTAATCCGTGCCCTACATCAGTGGTGCACGGATTTTGGTTTTACACCTTTCATTGCTGTTTTTGTGGATGCCAGAGTAGAGGTCCCTATGGAGTATGTCAAAAACGATGAGATCGTGCTGAATCTCTCGCTTGAGGCTTGCCATCAATTGCAAATAGAAAATGACTGGATCAGCTTTCAGGCAAGGTTTGGGGGTATTCCGCGGAAGATCATGGTCCCAGTAAGCCATGTTTTAGCAATCTATGCTCGTGAAAATGGTCAGGGGATGTCCTTTCCATTTGACCCGTCAAAAATTAGTGATTTACATCTTGCTGACAATGCAGATGATCCTGTTGAAAAGCCAAAAGTTGGAAAACCTTCACTCAGAATTGTTAAATAATTCTTATGGTTGCAAACAGACTGCAAGAAAATATAGGTTTGGCAGAACAGTATTTTCTTCAGAATAATTTTTCTCTAGCAAAATCCATATTAGAAGACGTAATTAAAGAATACCCTGATAGCCCCCGGGCAAATGAGCTTCTTGCCTATGTTGTTGGAAATGAAGGCGATCTTAATAATGCATTAAGTCTTTTAGAAAAAGCCGTTTCATTTAAAGACTGCTCTCCTACAGCGTTTTATGAGCTTGGTAGTATTTACTTAAGTTGTAATGAGGATGAGAAGGCTGGACAGGTGTTTCAAAAGGCAATTGCACTTGGTTTAAAGACTTTTGGGTTGCACTTTGAATATGGTCAAGCGCTCGCTTGACTCGGTATGTATGAAAAGGCTGTAGAGCAATTCCATATTGCCAAGGCTATTCAAGATAATGTACCCGAGGTATTTTTTAATTTAGGTAAATTACATGAGTGCTTGGGAGATCGAAAAACTGCTTTTGCTCAATATGAAAAGGTACTTGAGCTTGACCACAATTTTGTTCCGGCATGGGTGGGAGGCGGCGCCATCTTACAGGGTGAGGGAAAATTAGATGCTGCATTAAGTGCTTTTGATAAAGCCCTCACGCTTTCTCCGGATTATGCAGAAGCACTTTTTTTAAAAGGGAATGTATTGCGGGCCCTTAGGCGGTATCAAGAGGCTTTGGATGCTTATTCGAAGTGTCTGAGTATTGACCCTAAGGTTCCTTTTGTATTGGGTGCATATGCCAATACTAAGATGCTGATATGTGATTGGAGTCATTTTGATGAAGATCTTGACAAAATCAAGAGCCAAATCCTGCAATCTCAGGAAGTAATTCCACCTTTTCCTCTGTTGGCGTTGATTGATGATCCTGATCTGCAATTAATGGCAGCAAAGACGTGGACCAACAACGAAAATAAGAACCTAGAAGTTTCCAGGGTGGTGCATAAAGATACTCATAGCGAAAAAATTCGGATTGGCTATTTTTCTGCAGATTTCGGCTTTCATCCAGTTGCATTTCTGATAGCCGAAATTTTTGAATTGCACAATCGACAGCAGTTTGAGATATATGGATTTTCAACTGGACCTAACACTGAGGATCCTATGAGAAAGCGCCTTGAGCAGTCTTTTGATGAGTTTATAGATGTTCATAGCTGGTCGGATGCTCAAATAGCAGCCAAAGCTAGAGATTTGAAGATTGATATTGCGATTGATTTAACGGGCTTTACTCAAGATGGTAGAACTAACATTTTTGCATTGGGCGCTGCTCCTGTTCAAGTGAATTTTTTGGGCTATCCCGGAACTCTGGGTGCCTCATACATGGATTACATCATTGTTGATCCTGTTATAGCGTCTGAAAATAATCAAAGATATTATGCGGAAAAATTAGCCTTCCTTCCTGATGCTTATCAGCCTAACGATAGGAAGCGTACCCGACCTAAAAATAGAGTGAACCGTAACAAGGCTGGATTACCTGAACAGGACTTTATTTTTTGCTGTTTTAATAATAATTTTAAAATCACTCCACATCAATTAGATCTGTGGGCGTCAATATTGAAGCAGGTTGAGGGCAGTTTTCTCTGGCTACTTGAAGACAACCCGATGGCATCGCAAAATTTAAGATATGAGATTTCCAAAAGAGGGGTGTCGATAGACCGTCTGATATTTGCCTCTCGCGTAGCACCGGAAGATCATTTGCATAGAATGTCTGCGGCAGATTTATTTCTGGACACCTCACCTTACAATGCGTACACCACTGCTAGTGA
This genomic interval from Polynucleobacter necessarius contains the following:
- a CDS encoding cytochrome b; amino-acid sequence: MAFQEKQVPADAPVAQKVLAWVDSRFPLTSTIKDHLTEYYVPKNLNFWYFFGSLAIAVLALQIITGIFLVMNYKPDAAKAFESVEYIMREVPWGWLIRYLHSTGASMFFVVVYMHMFRGLIYGLYRKPRELIWIFGCAIFLCLMGEAFFGYLLPWGQMSYWGAQVIVNLFSAIPFIGPDLSLWLRGDYVVGDATLNRFFAFHVIAIPLVLIGLVAAHIIALHEVGSNNPDGVEIKENLDANGHPVDGIPFHPYYTVHDVFGLGVFLMIFACIVFFAPEMGGYFLEANNFIPANPLQTPPHIAPVWYFTPFYSMLRATTSNFLLPLWIFLAVILGMFAKSAKDIKIKGVCAAIALVLAAGFYMFDAKFWGVVIMGGSVVIMFFLPWLDHSPVKSIRYRPQFHKYIYGVFVVSFVILGYLGIQPPSPVFEKISQICTIYYLGFFLAMPFWSKLGTFKPVPSRVTFKSH
- a CDS encoding glutathione S-transferase N-terminal domain-containing protein produces the protein MMVLYSGTNCPFSQCCRLVLFEKGMDFEIRDVDLFNKPEDISVMNPYGQVPILVERDLILYESNIINEYIDERFPHPQLMPPDPVARARARLFLFNFEKELFVHVVALENEKGKAAEKVHEKARLAIRDRLTQLAPIFVKNKYMLGDEFSMLDVAIAPLLWRLEHYGIDLSRNAAALLKYAERIFSRPAYIEALTPSEKVMRR
- a CDS encoding ClpXP protease specificity-enhancing factor, with product MSDVPSNKPYLIRALHQWCTDFGFTPFIAVFVDARVEVPMEYVKNDEIVLNLSLEACHQLQIENDWISFQARFGGIPRKIMVPVSHVLAIYARENGQGMSFPFDPSKISDLHLADNADDPVEKPKVGKPSLRIVK
- a CDS encoding cytochrome c1, with the translated sequence MKRILQTLMGVCQATVLVAALGFGVAANANEGGYPLDTAPNRVSNNASLQNGAKLFVNYCLNCHAASSMRYNRLRDIGLTDQQIKDNLILNDAKVGDLMTISMTPKEGKAWFGKTSPDLSVEARARGTDWLYTYLRTFYKDDTTQTGWNNLVFPKVGMPHVLWQLQGERAAKFEERKDPHDESRTEEVFVGFEQLTPGTMKPQEYDDNIADLVAFMSWMAEPVQLERKRLGVVVLLFLAIFTLLAWRLNKAYWKDIH
- the petA gene encoding ubiquinol-cytochrome c reductase iron-sulfur subunit; this encodes MSDKPCMDKDRRNWLIATSAVGGVGAAAALYPFVDSFEPSERAKAAGAAVEIDITGMKPDEMRTVEWRGKPVWVVRRTPEQVAELSKLDGELADPNSLRDPSQFTPPYAQNQWRSIKPEYLVVVGICTHLGCSPSAKFEAGPQPSLPSSWPGGFLCPCHGSTFDMAGRVYKNKPAPDNLEVPPHMYLSDTKILIGEDKKA
- a CDS encoding O-linked N-acetylglucosamine transferase, SPINDLY family protein yields the protein MYEKAVEQFHIAKAIQDNVPEVFFNLGKLHECLGDRKTAFAQYEKVLELDHNFVPAWVGGGAILQGEGKLDAALSAFDKALTLSPDYAEALFLKGNVLRALRRYQEALDAYSKCLSIDPKVPFVLGAYANTKMLICDWSHFDEDLDKIKSQILQSQEVIPPFPLLALIDDPDLQLMAAKTWTNNENKNLEVSRVVHKDTHSEKIRIGYFSADFGFHPVAFLIAEIFELHNRQQFEIYGFSTGPNTEDPMRKRLEQSFDEFIDVHSWSDAQIAAKARDLKIDIAIDLTGFTQDGRTNIFALGAAPVQVNFLGYPGTLGASYMDYIIVDPVIASENNQRYYAEKLAFLPDAYQPNDRKRTRPKNRVNRNKAGLPEQDFIFCCFNNNFKITPHQLDLWASILKQVEGSFLWLLEDNPMASQNLRYEISKRGVSIDRLIFASRVAPEDHLHRMSAADLFLDTSPYNAYTTASEALWVGLPILTRIGKSFCSRVAASLIRAAGVPELITTTDDEYVELAVNLARSPSKLDALKWRLGQAQENAPLFDSERFTRNLENLYLQMHEKSELGQPPAQISVFEGKA
- the mscL gene encoding large conductance mechanosensitive channel protein MscL, giving the protein MSVLKEFRDFAVRGNVIDLAVGVIIGGAFGKIVDSLVNDIMMPVISTLLDGHIDFTNLFIVLGHIPDGVPRTFDALKKAGVPIFAYGNFITISINFILLAFVIFQMVKVVNKVRLLDAPPPPPTPEDIVLLREIRDSLKK
- a CDS encoding tetratricopeptide repeat protein, with protein sequence MVANRLQENIGLAEQYFLQNNFSLAKSILEDVIKEYPDSPRANELLAYVVGNEGDLNNALSLLEKAVSFKDCSPTAFYELGSIYLSCNEDEKAGQVFQKAIALGLKTFGLHFEYGQALA